A genomic stretch from Candidatus Bipolaricaulota bacterium includes:
- a CDS encoding heavy metal-binding domain-containing protein: protein EKLGANAVVGVRFTTSQTMAGAAEILAYGTAVRLG, encoded by the coding sequence CGGAGAAGCTGGGGGCGAACGCCGTCGTCGGGGTTAGGTTCACCACCTCGCAGACAATGGCCGGAGCAGCCGAGATCCTTGCCTACGGGACCGCGGTGCGGCTTGGGT